A DNA window from Mucilaginibacter xinganensis contains the following coding sequences:
- a CDS encoding VOC family protein yields MAQINSYLTFNGNCREAMTFYKECLGGELSLQTVGESPLSGKMPEQMKDCILHATLNNGSIVLLGSDMTPQAGLIKGNNVSLSLECGTEEEIRNLYTKLSNAGKKDHPIEESFWGALFGDLTDKFGNHWLLSCNVNKN; encoded by the coding sequence ATGGCACAGATCAATTCTTATCTTACATTTAACGGCAACTGCCGCGAGGCAATGACATTTTACAAAGAATGTTTGGGTGGCGAACTTTCATTACAAACCGTTGGTGAATCACCATTGTCCGGTAAAATGCCGGAACAAATGAAGGACTGTATTTTACATGCAACGCTCAATAACGGGTCAATTGTGTTGCTGGGTTCAGACATGACCCCACAAGCAGGGCTTATAAAAGGAAACAATGTTTCACTTTCACTTGAATGTGGTACCGAAGAAGAAATTAGAAACTTATATACAAAACTTTCAAATGCCGGTAAAAAAGATCATCCAATTGAAGAATCTTTCTGGGGAGCATTATTTGGCGACCTTACAGACAAATTTGGGAACCATTGGCTGCTGAGCTGCAACGTAAACAAAAATTAA
- a CDS encoding YqaJ viral recombinase family protein, with amino-acid sequence MEEIQFIQPHTTEWDEARLGRLTSSEIHKIFVKPRSKSERFSEGAETYIYEKIAEHLTRECKKVPETEAILRGLAEEQYARERYVQITGHEVTDSCFIAYNSIFGGTNDGNIIIDKKHKGIIEIKCPDSKKFVEICACQSAEELGKIDKQYKHQPQANIFISGAEFCDFVAYDDRVRIPELQLKIIRIYPDMEWQKEFKSLIGDVAEMMNEKLTAILNTPENNLQFKASKIDNSKLEGLTQTLNQLSA; translated from the coding sequence ATGGAAGAAATCCAATTCATACAGCCTCATACTACTGAATGGGATGAGGCGCGGCTCGGTCGTTTAACATCTTCGGAGATTCATAAGATATTTGTGAAGCCCCGAAGTAAGAGCGAACGGTTTTCAGAAGGTGCCGAAACCTACATCTATGAGAAGATAGCCGAACACCTTACAAGGGAATGTAAAAAGGTGCCTGAAACGGAAGCTATTTTAAGAGGCTTGGCAGAGGAGCAATACGCAAGGGAAAGGTATGTTCAGATAACCGGCCATGAAGTAACTGACAGCTGCTTTATAGCCTACAATTCAATATTTGGCGGGACGAATGACGGAAACATTATCATAGATAAAAAGCACAAAGGCATTATAGAAATAAAATGCCCTGACAGTAAAAAGTTTGTTGAAATATGTGCCTGTCAAAGCGCTGAAGAACTTGGCAAAATTGATAAGCAATACAAACACCAACCACAGGCTAACATCTTTATTTCCGGTGCTGAATTCTGTGATTTTGTGGCCTATGATGATCGGGTAAGAATACCTGAGCTTCAATTAAAAATAATTCGCATTTATCCTGATATGGAATGGCAAAAAGAATTTAAATCCCTGATAGGGGATGTTGCCGAAATGATGAATGAAAAGCTAACGGCCATACTAAATACACCCGAAAATAATTTACAGTTCAAAGCCTCAAAAATAGATAACTCAAAGCTTGAGGGTTTGACTCAAACACTTAATCAATTGAGCGCATGA
- a CDS encoding MGH1-like glycoside hydrolase domain-containing protein, producing MENTRLSKPQSERKWKVWGPYISERQWGTVREDYSASGNTWSYINHDLARSYAYRWGEDGIAGFCDIEQVLCLAPVFWNGKDTILKERLFGLTNQEGNHGEDVKELYFHLDSSPTHSYCKFLYKYPQAAFPYMELLQKNERDRLTPEFEILDTTVFKDNRYFDCVIEYAKAGTKDILMQITIHNRGPETAAIHVLPQLWFRNFWRHNPRYNSPEIRSISNNCLQTNSSRNGTYYFYHDGGEQLFCENETNSERIFHKTNETAFVKDGINNYVINDQKTINPEKKGTKAAIWLKADVAPGSFKTFKVRLSTVQMEAPWADFDEIFEIRLSETDSYYNKLAPAALSGKQKGLLRSALGGLLWGKQFYYFDVFKWLFGEPHEKQLPRNFQRNYDWQHLTCRNIISMPDKWEYPWFAAWDLAFHAATFVHIDPEFAKQQLLVILREYYMHPNGQIPAYEWNFSDVNPPVHAWSVWYVYEADKKKTGIPDWDFLERSFQKLLMNFTWWVNQKDANGTDIFEGGFLGLDNIGVFDRNHMPPGITRLQQADATSWMAMYSINMLRISLELAQHNLAYEESAAKFFRHFLNIGWAMHHIGKRDMALWDEEDAFYYDAIQFENGTNQRLKVRSLVGIIPLLAVEIMNVDLFKKLNEFNARLGSIKRTRPDLTKVISDIETKNKDGNYLFAIMVGDRLEQLLKRLLDEDEFLSDYGIRSLSKCYRDKPFIFGYKGSEYSIQYEPGESSSSMFGGNSNWRGPIWLPINYLIINALRKYYEYYGDSYTYEFPARSGNKLTLKQIANELTKRLLNIFEKNEEGAYQYHSSTQEQWADEYFKEHHLFYEFFNGDTGQGLGASHQTGWTALIANLLLEMDES from the coding sequence ATGGAAAACACACGACTTTCCAAACCGCAGAGCGAAAGGAAATGGAAAGTATGGGGTCCATATATTTCTGAACGGCAATGGGGCACAGTTAGGGAAGACTACAGCGCTTCCGGAAACACATGGAGCTATATAAACCATGATTTGGCACGAAGTTATGCCTACAGGTGGGGCGAGGACGGCATTGCAGGCTTTTGTGATATTGAACAGGTATTGTGCCTGGCACCTGTATTTTGGAATGGTAAGGATACTATTTTGAAGGAAAGACTTTTTGGATTAACAAACCAGGAAGGGAACCATGGTGAAGATGTAAAAGAACTCTATTTTCATCTCGACTCGTCGCCCACGCACTCTTATTGTAAGTTCCTTTATAAGTATCCGCAGGCTGCTTTTCCATATATGGAACTGCTGCAAAAAAACGAAAGGGACCGTTTAACCCCCGAATTTGAAATACTCGATACTACCGTTTTTAAGGATAACCGCTATTTTGACTGTGTTATTGAATATGCAAAAGCAGGCACGAAAGATATTTTGATGCAAATTACAATACACAACCGGGGACCTGAAACGGCTGCCATTCATGTACTGCCACAATTATGGTTCCGCAACTTCTGGCGGCACAACCCCCGTTATAACAGCCCTGAAATTAGGTCGATCTCAAACAATTGTTTGCAGACAAATTCAAGCCGGAATGGCACTTACTATTTTTACCATGATGGTGGCGAACAACTTTTTTGTGAAAATGAAACCAACAGCGAGCGTATTTTTCATAAAACTAATGAAACCGCTTTTGTAAAAGATGGTATTAATAACTACGTAATTAATGATCAAAAAACAATAAACCCTGAAAAAAAAGGGACAAAAGCTGCCATTTGGCTAAAAGCAGACGTGGCGCCGGGATCATTTAAAACCTTTAAGGTAAGGCTAAGCACGGTGCAGATGGAAGCCCCCTGGGCGGATTTTGACGAAATTTTTGAAATACGCCTGTCAGAAACAGACAGCTATTACAATAAGCTGGCACCGGCTGCTTTATCGGGCAAACAAAAAGGTTTATTGCGAAGTGCGTTGGGGGGACTATTATGGGGTAAGCAGTTTTATTACTTCGACGTATTTAAATGGCTGTTTGGCGAACCCCATGAAAAACAATTACCGCGCAACTTTCAGCGTAATTATGACTGGCAGCACCTTACCTGCCGAAATATTATATCAATGCCGGATAAATGGGAATATCCCTGGTTTGCAGCCTGGGACCTGGCTTTCCATGCAGCTACCTTTGTACATATCGATCCGGAGTTTGCAAAACAGCAATTGCTGGTAATCCTCAGGGAATATTATATGCATCCCAACGGGCAAATACCTGCCTACGAATGGAATTTCAGCGATGTAAACCCGCCCGTTCATGCCTGGAGTGTTTGGTATGTGTACGAGGCCGACAAAAAGAAGACGGGTATCCCCGACTGGGATTTCCTGGAAAGGTCGTTTCAAAAGCTATTGATGAACTTTACCTGGTGGGTAAATCAAAAAGACGCGAATGGCACCGATATATTTGAAGGTGGTTTTCTTGGTCTGGATAATATCGGCGTTTTCGACAGGAACCACATGCCGCCCGGTATTACCAGGCTGCAGCAGGCAGATGCAACCAGCTGGATGGCGATGTACTCCATTAATATGCTGCGCATTTCGCTGGAACTGGCACAACACAACCTGGCTTATGAAGAATCGGCAGCTAAATTTTTTCGCCACTTTTTAAATATAGGCTGGGCCATGCACCATATAGGCAAAAGGGATATGGCTTTGTGGGACGAAGAAGACGCATTTTACTATGATGCTATCCAATTTGAAAACGGCACCAACCAGCGATTAAAAGTTCGTTCGCTTGTTGGCATTATTCCTTTGCTGGCCGTAGAAATAATGAACGTGGACCTGTTTAAAAAACTGAACGAATTTAATGCCAGGCTGGGCAGTATTAAACGCACCAGGCCCGATTTAACAAAGGTAATTTCTGATATTGAAACCAAAAACAAAGATGGTAACTACTTATTTGCCATTATGGTTGGCGACCGCCTTGAACAACTGTTGAAAAGGCTTTTAGACGAGGATGAGTTTTTATCGGATTACGGGATCCGTTCATTGTCGAAATGTTACCGGGACAAGCCTTTTATATTTGGCTATAAAGGAAGCGAATACAGCATCCAATATGAACCCGGTGAAAGCTCAAGCTCTATGTTTGGCGGCAATTCCAACTGGCGCGGGCCAATATGGCTGCCCATTAATTATTTGATAATAAATGCGCTGAGAAAATATTATGAGTATTATGGCGATTCCTATACGTATGAGTTTCCGGCACGGTCTGGCAATAAACTAACGCTTAAACAAATAGCCAATGAGCTTACCAAAAGGCTGTTAAATATTTTTGAAAAGAATGAGGAGGGGGCGTACCAGTATCATTCCAGCACCCAGGAACAATGGGCAGACGAATATTTTAAAGAACACCATTTATTTTATGAGTTTTTTAATGGAGATACCGGCCAGGGCCTGGGTGCTTCCCACCAAACCGGTTGGACCGCATTGATAGCTAATTTGCTGTTGGAAATGGATGAAAGTTAA
- a CDS encoding S41 family peptidase, with amino-acid sequence MKTINLLRFVILFAFVLNNGTVKAQQADSARHLIDTLLQFSKNNSLFSSQANWKKIADSVRFKAANAGTIKEALPAVQLLYQLLGDYHGFITYNNRYYGWQGNNKPLDKTTHAILIKKIKEGYQLKKETLEKGYGYLLIPDNNPTHHGAVNEIARQIRDSLAALDPAKLKGLVIDLRLNPGGDMYAMIGGLTNLFEPGKLGAFIFPGTNKEESWNVKSSNAVDKVYSGSDTVCTINRRGKALYNLKVVVLIGPYTCSSGEALAISFKGRGNTWFIGENTGGYTTSNTSFQYTNEIGVFVATAVEADRNGHVYADDVKPDDELIAGDDFDNLKNDLKVIAALKWLKHKSHHPLFQ; translated from the coding sequence ATGAAAACTATAAACCTTTTACGATTTGTAATACTATTTGCATTTGTGTTAAATAATGGAACGGTTAAGGCACAGCAGGCAGATAGCGCACGCCACCTGATAGATACACTGTTGCAATTCAGCAAGAATAACTCACTTTTCAGCAGCCAGGCCAACTGGAAAAAAATAGCAGACAGTGTGCGTTTTAAAGCTGCAAACGCAGGCACCATTAAAGAAGCTTTACCTGCCGTTCAGCTACTTTATCAATTATTGGGTGACTACCATGGCTTTATTACCTATAACAATAGATACTACGGCTGGCAGGGAAACAATAAACCGCTGGATAAAACAACACACGCCATACTGATAAAGAAGATAAAGGAGGGGTATCAACTAAAAAAGGAAACACTCGAAAAAGGCTATGGATACCTGCTCATCCCGGATAATAACCCCACGCACCATGGCGCGGTTAACGAAATAGCCAGGCAGATCAGGGATTCGCTGGCGGCGCTTGATCCGGCAAAATTAAAAGGCCTGGTCATCGATTTGCGGTTAAACCCCGGCGGTGATATGTATGCCATGATAGGTGGCTTAACCAATTTATTTGAACCCGGTAAATTAGGCGCATTTATTTTCCCCGGGACAAATAAAGAAGAAAGCTGGAATGTTAAGAGCAGCAACGCTGTTGATAAGGTATATAGCGGGTCGGATACGGTATGTACCATCAACCGGCGGGGTAAAGCATTATACAATTTAAAAGTTGTGGTATTGATAGGCCCTTATACCTGCAGTTCGGGTGAGGCACTGGCCATCTCCTTTAAAGGCCGGGGAAACACCTGGTTTATCGGTGAAAATACCGGTGGATATACCACTTCTAATACTTCCTTTCAATACACCAATGAGATAGGTGTATTTGTAGCTACAGCAGTAGAAGCCGATCGGAACGGACACGTGTACGCCGATGACGTTAAACCCGATGACGAGCTGATAGCGGGTGATGATTTTGATAATTTAAAAAACGACCTGAAGGTAATCGCCGCCCTCAAATGGCTTAAGCATAAATCGCATCACCCTCTCTTTCAATAA
- a CDS encoding LytR/AlgR family response regulator transcription factor gives MIRCLAVDDEAYATKMIADYIAKVPYLELAGITTNAIEALSRIQSGDIDLVFLDIQMPELTGIQFLKLCGNKCKVILTTAYSQYALDGFENDVIDYLLKPIAFDRFLKAAQKAFNQITAARSFATGFPDRTPPIVPHTEPHYMFIKGENKNKFLKIDFNEILYIEGLKNYVSIFTSSQRLVTYQSLRDLSEQLPQPPFYRVHKSYIVSIDKIRMIDGHTLFIGEQAIPIGETYRTSFFKKIRDFE, from the coding sequence ATGATACGCTGCCTTGCCGTTGACGACGAAGCTTACGCTACCAAAATGATAGCCGATTATATCGCTAAAGTACCTTATCTGGAACTTGCAGGTATTACCACCAACGCAATTGAGGCGCTAAGCAGGATTCAAAGTGGAGATATAGACCTGGTTTTTCTAGATATCCAGATGCCGGAACTCACCGGCATCCAGTTCTTAAAACTTTGTGGCAATAAATGTAAAGTGATTTTAACCACCGCCTATTCCCAGTATGCGCTTGATGGTTTTGAAAATGACGTAATAGATTACCTTTTAAAACCAATTGCTTTCGATCGGTTTTTAAAAGCTGCACAAAAAGCCTTCAATCAGATCACTGCAGCACGAAGCTTCGCCACAGGCTTTCCGGACAGAACGCCGCCAATTGTGCCCCACACAGAACCGCATTATATGTTTATTAAAGGAGAAAATAAAAACAAATTCCTCAAAATAGATTTCAACGAGATATTGTACATTGAAGGCCTTAAAAACTATGTTTCCATTTTTACTTCATCGCAAAGACTGGTGACCTATCAAAGCTTGCGCGACCTGAGTGAGCAGCTACCTCAGCCTCCGTTTTACAGGGTGCATAAATCATATATTGTTTCGATAGATAAGATCAGGATGATTGATGGTCATACCCTTTTTATAGGCGAGCAAGCTATACCGATCGGTGAAACCTACCGTACTAGTTTTTTCAAAAAAATCAGGGATTTTGAATAA
- a CDS encoding Arm DNA-binding domain-containing protein — protein MQSNFSLLFQLKKPKNYESGPIPIYARITVNGYRSKLSANCEVDPLEWNIAAGRMKETKENVKSPNTYLDQFRANMYAAQQALNQKEEKLTTQRLKDTYLGKEQKARFMLEIFKERNRQVNALIGNEFSAGTATRYETSLKHTQNFIMCKYRVADDWLNFC, from the coding sequence ATGCAGTCAAATTTCAGCTTACTTTTTCAACTCAAAAAACCCAAAAATTACGAATCGGGCCCGATACCAATTTACGCAAGAATAACTGTAAATGGCTATAGATCAAAACTTTCCGCCAACTGTGAAGTTGACCCTCTGGAGTGGAATATTGCTGCCGGTCGGATGAAAGAAACTAAGGAGAACGTCAAATCCCCAAACACTTACCTTGATCAATTCAGGGCAAATATGTATGCCGCTCAGCAGGCGCTCAATCAAAAAGAAGAAAAATTAACTACCCAACGCCTAAAAGATACCTATTTAGGCAAAGAGCAAAAGGCGAGGTTTATGCTCGAGATTTTCAAAGAACGTAACCGTCAAGTAAATGCATTGATAGGAAACGAATTTTCCGCCGGCACTGCTACCAGATATGAAACATCACTAAAACACACGCAGAATTTCATCATGTGTAAATATCGGGTGGCCGACGATTGGTTAAATTTTTGTTAA
- a CDS encoding LytR/AlgR family response regulator transcription factor, whose amino-acid sequence MEHVLNCLVIDDDPEVNTYVCELVSQTPFLQLTGSYDNAPAALHDLETGTVDLLILDINLPGIDGVTFARTLKDSGRPGPRVILISGSREYAVDGYKVDAVDYLVKPFLYEDFFRAVAKVRSMMSQPKAVPGDDHLFLKVEHELVRVNIGEIRYIESFKDYVKVFTGDKMITALSTLKAMEERVAGHRFMRIHRSFIVNLDKIDSIQHLTVRFGKTIIPVTEQYREVFRAEFRDWL is encoded by the coding sequence ATGGAACATGTGCTCAATTGCCTGGTCATTGACGATGACCCCGAAGTAAATACCTATGTCTGCGAGTTGGTTAGTCAAACCCCATTCCTGCAACTGACCGGCTCTTATGACAATGCGCCGGCGGCTCTCCATGACCTGGAAACCGGGACTGTTGACCTATTGATACTGGACATTAACCTGCCGGGTATAGATGGTGTTACTTTTGCACGTACCTTAAAAGATAGCGGTCGCCCTGGTCCTCGTGTTATCCTGATCAGCGGCTCACGGGAATATGCAGTAGATGGTTACAAGGTGGATGCCGTAGATTACCTGGTAAAGCCTTTTTTATACGAAGACTTTTTTCGGGCCGTAGCAAAAGTTCGCAGCATGATGAGCCAGCCTAAGGCGGTTCCGGGTGATGACCACCTCTTTCTTAAAGTAGAACACGAACTAGTTAGGGTAAATATCGGCGAGATCCGTTACATAGAAAGTTTTAAAGATTATGTAAAAGTGTTTACAGGCGATAAGATGATCACTGCATTGTCCACACTCAAAGCAATGGAAGAACGTGTTGCCGGGCACAGATTTATGCGGATCCACCGTTCCTTTATCGTTAACCTCGATAAGATCGATTCGATCCAACACCTTACTGTTCGTTTCGGTAAAACAATTATCCCCGTCACCGAGCAATACAGGGAAGTGTTCCGTGCTGAGTTTCGTGACTGGCTTTAA
- a CDS encoding GlxA family transcriptional regulator: MKSVSILVPESSVLQAIADPQYLFSVVNEFMVVNGKKPLFDVQLVGLTKEIKLNGGLFSVNPSQLLKDVKKTDLVIIPALFGSMKNAIAQNQKLLPWINDQYNKGAEVASLCVGAFLLASTGLLNGKKCSTHWGFQNEFREMFPDVEVIDGSIVTEEHRIYSSGGANSYWNLLLYLVEKYTDRQTAILASKYFAIDIDRESQSAFSMFQGQKNHNDEAIKQSQEFIEKNIRERITIDELADLALLGRRSFERRFKVATNNSVLEYINRVKIETAKRSFETSRKNINEVMYDVGYSDTKAFRTIFKKITGLTPIEYRNKYNKMSFAN, from the coding sequence ATGAAGAGCGTTAGTATTCTTGTTCCTGAAAGCTCGGTGCTGCAAGCCATAGCCGACCCTCAGTATCTATTTTCTGTGGTTAATGAATTTATGGTAGTGAATGGCAAAAAGCCTTTATTTGATGTGCAATTGGTTGGTTTGACGAAAGAGATAAAACTCAATGGGGGTTTATTTTCGGTAAACCCATCGCAACTTTTAAAAGATGTTAAGAAAACTGACCTGGTTATAATTCCCGCTTTATTTGGCAGCATGAAAAATGCCATTGCTCAAAATCAAAAACTTTTACCCTGGATAAATGACCAGTATAATAAAGGTGCAGAAGTTGCCTCACTTTGTGTTGGCGCATTTTTATTGGCTTCTACAGGCTTGCTTAATGGCAAAAAATGTTCAACGCACTGGGGTTTTCAAAATGAGTTTCGGGAAATGTTTCCCGATGTTGAAGTAATTGATGGCAGTATTGTTACGGAAGAACACCGTATTTATTCGAGCGGAGGCGCCAACTCTTACTGGAATTTGCTTTTGTATTTAGTTGAAAAATACACCGACAGGCAAACCGCCATATTAGCATCTAAATATTTTGCTATTGATATTGACAGGGAAAGCCAGTCTGCTTTTTCCATGTTCCAGGGCCAGAAAAACCATAACGACGAAGCGATTAAACAAAGCCAGGAATTTATTGAAAAAAATATCCGGGAAAGAATAACTATTGATGAACTGGCCGATTTGGCTTTATTAGGCCGAAGAAGTTTTGAACGACGGTTTAAGGTTGCTACAAATAATTCAGTTTTGGAATATATTAACCGGGTAAAGATTGAAACCGCCAAAAGAAGTTTTGAAACAAGCCGTAAAAATATAAATGAAGTTATGTACGATGTCGGTTACTCCGACACCAAAGCGTTTCGTACTATATTTAAAAAAATCACCGGCCTCACCCCTATCGAATATCGGAACAAGTACAATAAAATGTCTTTTGCGAATTAA
- a CDS encoding DUF1660 family phage protein, producing MKSTLIKLICLMFGHDWRRPLYYQRKCVRCHKMQVRTNYHTWENYQPVIKEIKPIEN from the coding sequence ATGAAATCAACCCTGATAAAACTGATTTGCCTAATGTTCGGGCACGATTGGCGCCGCCCTCTATACTACCAAAGAAAATGTGTAAGGTGCCACAAAATGCAGGTAAGAACCAATTACCATACATGGGAAAATTACCAACCAGTTATTAAGGAAATAAAACCAATAGAAAATTAA
- a CDS encoding sensor histidine kinase: MKRNRVAIYYLLAWACYTLYLYIDNIANSRGSQPYVWSNLLASFVEFSFCFFFVYPRFLKLKKLPLLISGLIIADGLFVGCRYLIEEVIYLWLLGYGNYDPSVKLLYYISDNWWRAMQPILFSFIAWALMDTYHKEQETEQLKQEKIRAELLFLKTQINPHFLYNTLNYLYSLAYPVSEKVADAIIKLSQLMRYMLNNSIDGMLNLQQEIEYLENYIEIYRLRFEEDFFVEFKTTGNFNEKKVASLILIPFVENAFKHGVVNDAQRPVKILISTTGQLLSMVVSNKISHSQKDTSSGIGLLNIKRRLELIYPDGFELLISNNGETYKATLNIRLTDSNN; encoded by the coding sequence ATGAAAAGAAATCGGGTAGCCATTTACTATCTGTTGGCATGGGCCTGTTATACGCTTTACCTGTATATTGATAACATAGCCAATAGCAGGGGTTCCCAGCCTTATGTATGGTCGAACCTTTTAGCCAGTTTTGTTGAATTTTCTTTCTGTTTCTTTTTTGTCTATCCGAGGTTTTTAAAGTTAAAGAAGCTTCCGCTGCTTATTTCAGGGCTGATCATAGCCGATGGCTTATTTGTCGGTTGCCGCTACCTGATTGAAGAAGTGATCTATTTATGGTTGCTTGGATATGGCAATTACGATCCATCCGTAAAGTTGCTTTACTATATCAGTGATAACTGGTGGCGGGCCATGCAGCCCATTTTATTCAGCTTTATTGCCTGGGCACTAATGGATACTTACCATAAGGAACAGGAAACAGAACAATTGAAACAGGAAAAAATACGTGCAGAGCTGCTGTTTTTAAAAACACAGATAAACCCCCATTTTTTATACAATACGCTCAATTACTTATATTCGTTAGCTTACCCTGTATCAGAAAAGGTGGCTGATGCTATCATTAAACTTTCGCAGCTCATGCGCTACATGCTCAATAACAGTATTGATGGCATGCTTAACCTGCAACAGGAAATTGAGTATTTAGAAAATTATATCGAGATCTATCGCCTGCGTTTTGAGGAGGACTTTTTTGTTGAATTTAAAACAACCGGCAATTTTAACGAAAAAAAGGTTGCGTCACTGATACTGATACCTTTTGTAGAAAACGCCTTTAAACACGGGGTGGTTAATGATGCACAAAGGCCGGTAAAGATATTGATCAGCACAACAGGTCAGTTGCTCTCCATGGTGGTAAGTAATAAGATCAGTCATAGCCAAAAGGACACTTCCAGCGGTATCGGACTGCTGAATATCAAACGCCGGCTGGAATTAATCTATCCGGACGGTTTTGAACTATTAATCAGCAATAACGGTGAAACTTACAAAGCAACGCTGAATATCAGATTAACTGACAGTAATAATTAA
- a CDS encoding DoxX family protein, translating to MKKDKIIFWTTTIIIFLFEGVMPALTSQTEPAKEGIRHLGYPAYFGNALVVFKVLGTIVLIIPQIPKRLKEWAYAGFAFDFLFASISYFAVEGLVGLAFFPLIFLGILTISYIYYHKINNAFTTPI from the coding sequence ATGAAAAAAGATAAAATCATTTTTTGGACAACTACAATTATAATTTTCCTTTTTGAAGGGGTAATGCCCGCGCTTACTTCACAAACAGAACCTGCAAAAGAAGGGATCAGGCACCTGGGTTACCCGGCCTACTTTGGAAATGCATTGGTAGTATTTAAAGTTTTAGGTACAATAGTTTTGATAATCCCCCAAATTCCGAAACGGTTAAAAGAATGGGCTTACGCAGGCTTTGCATTTGACTTTTTATTTGCGTCAATAAGTTACTTTGCAGTTGAAGGCTTGGTAGGCCTCGCTTTTTTTCCGTTGATATTTTTGGGAATTTTAACCATTTCCTACATCTACTATCACAAAATAAATAACGCTTTCACAACCCCAATTTAG